Proteins from one Ficedula albicollis isolate OC2 chromosome 3, FicAlb1.5, whole genome shotgun sequence genomic window:
- the CALM2 gene encoding calmodulin, whose translation MADQLTEEQIAEFKEAFSLFDKDGDGTITTKELGTVMRSLGQNPTEAELQDMINEVDADGNGTIDFPEFLTMMARKMKDTDSEEEIREAFRVFDKDGNGYISAAELRHVMTNLGEKLTDEEVDEMIREADIDGDGQVNYEEFVQMMTAK comes from the exons aATTCAAAGAAGCTTTTTCACTATTTGACAAGGATGGTGATGGTACTATAACTACAAAGGAGTTGGGGACAGTGATGAGATCACTTGGTCAAAACCCCACAGAAGCAGAGCTACAGGATATGATCAATGAAGTAGATGCTGATG GCAATGGCACAATTGACTTTCCAGAGTTTCTGACAATGAtggcaagaaaaatgaaagatacAGATAGTGAAGAAGAAATTAGAGAAGCGTTCCGTGTCTTTGACAAG gATGGTAATGGTTACATTAGTGCTGCAGAACTCCGTCATGTGATGACAAATCTGGGTGAGAAGCTAACAGATGAAGAAGTTGATGAAATGATTAGGGAAGCAGACATTGATGGTGATGGTCAAGTAAACTATGAAG AGTTTGTACAAATGATGACAGCGAAGTGA